A genomic stretch from Anomalospiza imberbis isolate Cuckoo-Finch-1a 21T00152 chromosome 9, ASM3175350v1, whole genome shotgun sequence includes:
- the TYW3 gene encoding tRNA wybutosine-synthesizing protein 3 homolog produces the protein MAAFARRKAQRLVRPDPSRKRALDARAAELVRLLNARERFCSTSSCDGRVTVTDTDGTGIQKKNCTWLLVTHDPCVKGDVMTALKKATGDVVFKFEPFVLHVLCRELQDAQLLHSVAVDSGFRNSGITVGRGGKITMAVRSTHCLEVPLSHKGRLMVSEEYIEFLVHVANQKMEENIRRIDRFHKGLELALEAAVPADTLFPEGPEKSHSVYMRRRKRQTAQEQADPSRELEPLDDTESSLGLFAEITI, from the exons ATGGCGGCGTTCGCGCGGCGCAAGGCGCAGCGGCTCGTGCGGCCCGACCCCAGCCGGAAGCGCGCGCTGGACGCGCGAGCCGCGGAGCTCGTGCGGCTCCTGAACGCGCGCGAGCGCTTCTGCAGCACGAGCTCGTGCGACGGCAGGGTGACCGTGACG GACACAGACGGCACAGGGATCCAGAAGAAGAACTGCACGTGGCTCCTGGTAACACATGACCCGTGTGTCAAAGGCGATGTG ATGACAGCACTCAAGAAAGCTACTGGTGATGTTGTGTTCAAGTTTGAACCATTTGTTCTTCACGTGCTGTGTCGGGAGCTGCAGGATGCACAGCTGCTG cattcGGTGGCTGTTGACTCTGGGTTCAGGAACTCTGGTATTACAGTtggcagaggaggaaaaattaCAATG GCTGTGCGGAGCACTCACTGCTTAGAAGTTCCACTGAGCCACAAAGGGAGATTGATGGTCTCCGAAGAATATATTGAATTTCTGGTACATGTAGCCAatcagaaaatggaagaaaatataaGGAGGATTGACAG ATTCCACAAAGGCTTGGAGCTGGCTCTGGaagctgctgtccctgcagacacCTTGTTTCCCGAGGGGCCAGAGAAGAGCCACTCTGTGTACATGCGCAGAAGAAAGAGACAGACTGCTCAGGAACAGGCTGATCCCAGCAGAGAGCTGGAACCCCTTGATGATACTGAGAGCAGTCTTGGTCTGTTTGCTGAAATCACGATATAG